The genomic window CCCCGCCACGGCCTCTGGTACGTCTGCAGAGCTGAGCGGGTCCCGGGCCAGGGGCCGGTTCGCCGCCGCCGGCGGGACCGGGCGGTCGGGCAGCGCCCGAGTCTCGGCCCTTCATTGCCCTTAGCCGTCCTGGCCGCCGGCGCGCCTGAGGTGGCCGCCTTCATGTCCGACGAGGCGGTGGCGGCCGTGCCCGGGCTGCCTGCGCTGCGCTACACGCTGAagtactacctgctgtacctgaGCAGAGTGCGGGAGCGGGCCGCAGCCCTGAGCCGAGGTGAGGGACGCTGGAGGGCGGGGCGAGCGGGCCCGAGCCGCGGGAGCGCGGCCCAGCTCCGCCCTCTCTTCCCCGCAGGAAGCGCCGCTGGGTGTTGGACCCCTCAGAAGCTGGAGCGCGCGCTGTGGACCTGGACTGTGGGCCGGAAGCTGTGCCCTGACCTGCTGCCCGACctcagcccctgccccgcccaagGGGACCCAGACGGCAGCTGTGTGGCAGGAGCCACCCAATAAACGTCCGCTCAGGCTGCTCCCGGAGGCCCCTCTGCCTCGCGCTGCGTGCCTCCTTCATAGCCGTGTGTGGGGGCCGGGTGCACCCCTGAAGTCCTGCTACAGCCGTTTCTTGCTGTGCAAAATATTTATTCGTTCTCCAAAAAGGCTCAGACTGCAGGTCCTGGCTGGGAGGCCCAGCAGTCTGCTCTGGGGTCACCCGTGGGTACCTTAGCTGCTGGCCCTGGAGTCCTCGCCTGGGCCCAGGGCTGGTATAAGGCTTGGCCTGAGGCATGCGCCCCTAGCGGGGAGTGGTGGCACCCCAGGGCAGACATGCAAGCTCGCCTCGGATGTGTGGCTCCAGGGAGCACATCAGGGCGGCGGGGGGGTGTGGGCGCCCAGCAGGTCATAGGCAAAGATGTTCCAGAAGATGGCGAAGAGCAGAAAGGTGCTGTAGGCCAGCAGCACCACCCACCAGCCGCACTGGTCCCGCAGGCGCTCCTCGTAGCTGCGCAGGATGGTCAGGCCCATGCTCACGCCCACCACCGCACCCGCCAGGTGCGCCATGAAGCTGGGCTGTGGgcccgaggcggg from Sorex araneus isolate mSorAra2 chromosome 4, mSorAra2.pri, whole genome shotgun sequence includes these protein-coding regions:
- the LOC129404428 gene encoding uncharacterized protein LOC129404428 isoform X2, which codes for MVPVGRALRGPDSPSRPSPQVPRGVACSHSGPSREARDTTRARAAAGLEAGEGPLPAAPAAAGPHQHPRARGAALCGRLSPHARRVSGSHGTVRAPGRGPRHGLWYVCRAERVPGQGPVRRRRRDRAVGQRPSLGPSLPLAVLAAGAPEVAAFMSDEAVAAVPGLPALRYTLKYYLLYLSRVRERAAALSRGSAAGCWTPQKLERALWTWTVGRKLCPDLLPDLSPCPAQGDPDGSCVAGATQ